Part of the Vagococcus teuberi genome, GTAAATCACACGATAGTTCTGACACCCAGTATTATTAAGCATCTGTTAATATTAGTTTATCTCTACTCTGTGCAAAACAATCTAAGATAACACTTAAAAGCTCTAAGTCACTTAAACAATTATCTCTAAATACTAATAAAAACTGTATTAATACAATATTTGAAATACGTTCGCCTTTATCATCTAGTAAACGCCTTTTACCAAAACTATTTACATATATACTTTTTTGTTCCACCATTACTTACCCCTTCTTTTAATATCATACTCGATAGTTTATCATATGGTATACTCATATAAGCAACATATACCACATTAATAATCCTTTAATGAAAAATCAATCTACTATTTCGTAAAATAACTAATAAATGAATTTTTTTGTACAAAACAACAAGTATATTATACTAAAATAGCGATAAATCAATGATGAACTAATAATAAACATTCAGCCTAAAACAGCAAAAAAAGATAGTTTCATTAAAACAAACTATCTTTTCTCACTTATTGATATACAACTTTAAATTCTTCGCACACAACATCCATGCTTTCAATATCTACTTGCTTGTGATAATGATTTTGGAATAGATCTTTCCAAAACTTGTAATGTGCGTCTCGCCAGTATGCTAGAGATAAATCTCCTTCTCCTTCTTTATAAGCATGTTCTGCTGAAACTTGATTAAATGGTGTCACATATACTTTAGTTGTCATAAGAATAGCCACTGGATTACCATTACCATCTAATAACATATCATAGTGCTCATTAGCTTTAGGTAGAGCTTCATTGCACCATTCATATTCTATTTTGGCACTAGCAGTCGCTGTCTTCTTACCTTGTAAAACTAAATTAGCTAGCTCGTCAGGTGAGCCTCCAAACGCCCATGACTCACCAAAAACAGGTGTCTTTATCTCCGTGTCTTTTAAAAATCTTTTCCAAAAAACAATCTCTTTTTCATTCATCTAGAACTCCTTTAATCATTATTGATTGCGTGTTATATCATGAACTTTTTTAATGGTCGACATTTTATGTTCCCAACACTCTGTTGATAAATCAACTGGATATTTTTGAGGGTTTAAATTACGTTTGTATTCTTCCCACAATGAGTCTTGATTGTCTTTAGATAATTTTTTGATTTCTTCTAATGTGGGCAACTCATACACTCGATTACCATCTATGTAGATATCTTGTAAAACTGGACGTGCTGTAAAGTTTTTCACTGTTTTATTAATATAAGTATGAACTGGGTGGAACATGTATAACTCTTCTTGATTTCGTGGATCTTCTGTCCAAAGTGTGATGTAATCTCCTTCAGATTTCCCATCTTTACCAGTAATTCGCCAAACTTGTTTTTTACCAGGAGTTGACACTTTTTCGGCATTACTTGATAACTTGATTGTATCCACCATTTTTCCATCATCATTCTCAATAGAAACTATTTTATAAACCGCACCCAGCGCTGGTTGATCGTAAGCTGTAATGAGTTTTGTTCCGATCCCCCAAACATCAATTTTTGCCCGTTGCATTTTTAAATTTAGAATGGTTGATTCATCTAAATCGTTTGACGCATAGATTTTAACATCAGGATAACCTGCTTCATCAAGTTGTTTTCTTACTTTTTTAGAAATATAAGCCATGTCCCCACTATCAATTCTCACACCAACGAAATTAATTTTATCGCCCATTTCATTAGCCACTCGGATTGCGCTTGGCACACCTGAACGTAGCGTATCATATGTATCTACTAAAAACACGCAGTCTTTATGCGTTTGAGCATATGCTTTAAAACCGTCATAATCATTTAAGTAAGATTGTATCAAACTATGTGCATGAGTTCCTGCAATAGGAATACCAAACATTTTACCCGCTCTAACATTACTTGTTGAATCAAAACCACCAATATACGCTGCTCTTGTCCCCCATATTGATGCGTCTAATTCTTGCGCTCTTCTTGTCCCAAATTCCATAATTAAATCATCATCACATACTGCACGAATTCTTGCAGCTTTTGTTGCGATCAATGTTTGATAATTAATAATATTTAATACAGCTGTTTCAACTAACTGACATTGAGCTAGTGGACCTTCAACTTGGAAAATAGGTTCATTATTGAAAACTAATTCTCCTTCTAAAGCTGATCTCACTGTACATTTAAATTTAAATTCTTTCAGATAAGTCAAAAATTCTTCGGGATAGTCTGTCACCTTACGTAGATAATCAATATCTGAATCAGAAAAAGCTAGATTATCGAAATAATCTACAATTCGTTCTAAGCCCGCAAAAATCGCATAACCATTCTTAAATGGCATATCACGGAAATAACATTCGAAAACAGCGTGTCTATCGTCTCTACCTAATTCCCAATATGTTTTCATCATATTTAATTGATATAAATCTGTGTGTAATGCTAAACTATCGTCATGTAATCGATTAATCATTTTACTCTCCAATCCTTTTTCCTTTTCTACTATCCCTTTCATTTTACGTCTTCTATACAAAATTCTCAACTCTTATCCTTATTTGATTTTAGGCAAACAAAAAAGAGGAAGATTTCTCTTCCTCTCTTTCATTAAAATAACTGATTATTTTAATGTAATTGCAGCGCCAACTTCTTCTAATTTTGCTTTAATTTCTTCAGCTTCTTCTTTAGATGCGCCTTCTTTAAGTGGAGATGGAGCTCCATCAACTAATGCTTTAGCTTCTTTTAATCCTAATCCAGTTACTTCACGAACTGCTTTGATTACTTTAACTTTTGAATCTCCAGCAGAAGTTAATTCTACAGTGAATTCAGTTTGTTCAGCAGCAGATCCGCCTTCAGCAGCGCCACCAGCTACAGCTACAGGAGCAGCAGCAGATACACCAAATTCTTCTTCGATAGCTTTAACTAAATCATTTAATTCTAAAATAGTTGATTCTTTTAAATCAGCAATAATTTGTTCAACATTTAATGCCATTATTTTTTCCTCCATTTTAAATCTCTCGATTGTTTTATTTTTTATTTTTTTGATATTAAGCTGCCATTACGCAACTTCTTCTTCTTTTGCTTCTGCTACTGCGTTGACTGCATAAGCCACGTTTCTGACAGGAGCTTGAAGTACAGATAGTAACATAGAAAGTAAGCCTTCGCGACTTGGTAATTTTGCCAAAGCAATAATTTCTTCTTTAGAAGAAACGTTTCCTTCGATAATACCGCCTTTAATTTCTAATGCTTCTGCTTCTTTTGCAAAATCATTCATGATTTTAGCAGGTGCTACAACGTCTTCGTTACTGAATGCTACGGCTGTTGGTCCAAAGAATACATCTTCCATACCTTCTAAGCCAGCTTTTTCAGCTGCACGACGTAAGATACCATTTTTGATAACTTTCATCTCAACGTTTGCATCACGTAATTGTTTACGTAAGTTAGTTACTTCTTCTACAGTTAAACCACGGTAATCTACAACAACAACAGATGCAGCTTCTTTTAGTTTAGCAGAAATCACTTCAACTTCTTGTGCTTTTTTTGCAATTGATGCTTCACTCATTTATTTTCACCTCCGTTAATTAATAGATGGTGGAATTTTTTATACAAAAAAACTCCATGCCACCGTTGACATAGAGGGACTATTGATTGTATTAATCATTGTCCTCGGTAGGAAATTAAGGTTCTAGAACCACCTACTGTCTTCGGCATAATATTTTAACCTAGATAACTATAACATCTACAGTTATCTAGGTCAACTGTTTTTATTAATTAGAATGAAAATTTATCAACTTTGACACCAGGTCCAAAAGTTGTTGTAATTGTTAAGTTTTGGATATAAGCACCTTTTGTAGCAGCTGGTTTAGCTTTTAAGATAACATCATTTAACGCTTCAAAGTTTTCAATTAATTTAGCATCGTCGAATGATACTTTACCAATTGGAACATGAATGTTTCCTTGTTTGTCTACACGGTAAGTTACTTTACCCGCTTTAACTTCTTCAACAGCTTTCGTTACGTCCATAGTAACAGTTCCTGTTTTAGGGTTAGGCATTAATCCTTTAGGTCCTAATACACGTCCTAATTGACCAACTTGCGCCATCATGTCTGGAGTTGCTACGACAACGTCGAAACCAAACCATCCACCTTTAATTTTTTCTACCATGTCAGCTTCACCAACAAAGTCAGCTCCAGCAGCTTCTGCTTCTTTAGCTTTTTCACCTTTAGCGAAAACTAATACAGATTGAGTTTTACCAGTTCCATTAGGTAATACCATAGCTCCACGGATTTGTTGATCAGCTTTTTTAGGGTCTACATTTAGACGGTAAGCAACTTCTACAGTTGCGTCGAATTTAGCAATGTTTGTTTCTTTAGCTAAAGCTACTGCTTCTGCTACAGAGTATTCTTTTGTTACATCTACTTTTTTCAATGCTTCTTGCATTTTTTTACTTTTCTTAGCCATTTTGTTTCCTCCTTGATTGTGGTTATAACGGTTGTACCTCCCACGTATTTATATTTTTCAATATAAATTCGACTGAGAAGCTACTTCAAGAGTCGCTGTAGAATATTACTCTACAGTGATACCCATGCTTCGTGCAGTACCTTCTACCATGCGCATAGCTGCTTCAATATCAGCTGCGTTTAGGTCTTGCATTTTAGTTTCAGCGATTTCTTTTACTTGATCTTTAGTAACAGTTGCTACTTTTTTAGAGTTAGGCTCTCCTGAACCTTTTTCAATGTTAGCTGCTTTTTTAAGTAAAACTGCAGCTGGTGGTGTTTTTGTAATAAATGTAAATGAACGGTCTTCATATACAGAAATTACAACTGGAATAATTAAACCAGCTTGATCTGCTGTACGAGCGTTGAATTCTTTTGTGAACCCCATAATGTTAATACCCGCTTGACCTAATGCTGGACCTACCGGTGGAGCTGGTGTTGCTTTCCCTGCAGGAATTTGTAATTTAACTAATTTTTCAACTTTCTTTGCCACGAGACATACCTCCTTAAGTCCGTGATGTGGTTTAATGGAGATGTAAATTTCTCCTCCCACACTGTAAATAAAAAAGAAATACGTGTATTACACGTACCTTCATATTATACTATCATTTTTAAAATAATCAATACTCTTTTTTATATTTTTACTTTTTTGCAAGTTGCTACTATATTATACGCATGATATAGTAACTGTACTTAATTTATACCAAAAAGGAGGAACCGTACAAAATGATTCGTTTTGCAGAAAAAAAAGATGCTAGTCAAGCAATTGATTTAGTTATGATTGTCTTAAAAGATATGGAGCTAGACATCTTTGATAAATTATCTGAAGATGAAGTGAAAAATTTACTCGTTACAAGTTTTATAGAAAAACCAATTCATCGTTATGGTTACAAAAATGCACTAGTAAAAGAAATTGATGGTGAAGTCGCTGGTGTGGCTTTTGGCTACCCACATCATTTAGAAAAAAATATTGATGAAGGATTCTTTGAAATTCTTGAACAAAACAACTTACCAATAGAAAAATATCGTTTATTTACTGAAGAAGAAGCCTTTGATAATGAATGGTATTTGGATACATTAGTAACATCTCCTAATCATCGTGGTAAAGGTGTCGCAAAAGAGTTGCTTAACTCTCTTTCTGAATTAGCAACACAATCAAATCTTTCTATTATAGGTTTGAATTGTGATTTAGTTAATGACAATGCCAAAAGAATTTATTTGAACAATGGTTTTGAAAAATCTGGTGAAATTGATATTGCCGGTCATAGATACGAGCATTTACAAAAACATATTTAACTAACATTATAAAACCTTGATTATTCAAAAAAATAATCGAGGTTTTATTTGCTTTTTCTTGTATAAGGATATATAATTTAAATATGAATAAATGTTCATATGACTATTTACTTATATAAAAAGGAGATGAACCACATGTCACAATCACAACATGCCATTGAACATGATCATAAAAAATGCAGCCACGCACACAATCACGACCATGGTAATCTACCAGTCGTTCTATTCTTTATAGGT contains:
- a CDS encoding ASCH domain-containing protein, whose product is MNEKEIVFWKRFLKDTEIKTPVFGESWAFGGSPDELANLVLQGKKTATASAKIEYEWCNEALPKANEHYDMLLDGNGNPVAILMTTKVYVTPFNQVSAEHAYKEGEGDLSLAYWRDAHYKFWKDLFQNHYHKQVDIESMDVVCEEFKVVYQ
- a CDS encoding nicotinate phosphoribosyltransferase; the protein is MINRLHDDSLALHTDLYQLNMMKTYWELGRDDRHAVFECYFRDMPFKNGYAIFAGLERIVDYFDNLAFSDSDIDYLRKVTDYPEEFLTYLKEFKFKCTVRSALEGELVFNNEPIFQVEGPLAQCQLVETAVLNIINYQTLIATKAARIRAVCDDDLIMEFGTRRAQELDASIWGTRAAYIGGFDSTSNVRAGKMFGIPIAGTHAHSLIQSYLNDYDGFKAYAQTHKDCVFLVDTYDTLRSGVPSAIRVANEMGDKINFVGVRIDSGDMAYISKKVRKQLDEAGYPDVKIYASNDLDESTILNLKMQRAKIDVWGIGTKLITAYDQPALGAVYKIVSIENDDGKMVDTIKLSSNAEKVSTPGKKQVWRITGKDGKSEGDYITLWTEDPRNQEELYMFHPVHTYINKTVKNFTARPVLQDIYIDGNRVYELPTLEEIKKLSKDNQDSLWEEYKRNLNPQKYPVDLSTECWEHKMSTIKKVHDITRNQ
- the rplL gene encoding 50S ribosomal protein L7/L12 produces the protein MALNVEQIIADLKESTILELNDLVKAIEEEFGVSAAAPVAVAGGAAEGGSAAEQTEFTVELTSAGDSKVKVIKAVREVTGLGLKEAKALVDGAPSPLKEGASKEEAEEIKAKLEEVGAAITLK
- the rplJ gene encoding 50S ribosomal protein L10, encoding MSEASIAKKAQEVEVISAKLKEAASVVVVDYRGLTVEEVTNLRKQLRDANVEMKVIKNGILRRAAEKAGLEGMEDVFFGPTAVAFSNEDVVAPAKIMNDFAKEAEALEIKGGIIEGNVSSKEEIIALAKLPSREGLLSMLLSVLQAPVRNVAYAVNAVAEAKEEEVA
- the rplA gene encoding 50S ribosomal protein L1 — its product is MAKKSKKMQEALKKVDVTKEYSVAEAVALAKETNIAKFDATVEVAYRLNVDPKKADQQIRGAMVLPNGTGKTQSVLVFAKGEKAKEAEAAGADFVGEADMVEKIKGGWFGFDVVVATPDMMAQVGQLGRVLGPKGLMPNPKTGTVTMDVTKAVEEVKAGKVTYRVDKQGNIHVPIGKVSFDDAKLIENFEALNDVILKAKPAATKGAYIQNLTITTTFGPGVKVDKFSF
- the rplK gene encoding 50S ribosomal protein L11, with protein sequence MAKKVEKLVKLQIPAGKATPAPPVGPALGQAGINIMGFTKEFNARTADQAGLIIPVVISVYEDRSFTFITKTPPAAVLLKKAANIEKGSGEPNSKKVATVTKDQVKEIAETKMQDLNAADIEAAMRMVEGTARSMGITVE
- a CDS encoding GNAT family N-acetyltransferase; translated protein: MIRFAEKKDASQAIDLVMIVLKDMELDIFDKLSEDEVKNLLVTSFIEKPIHRYGYKNALVKEIDGEVAGVAFGYPHHLEKNIDEGFFEILEQNNLPIEKYRLFTEEEAFDNEWYLDTLVTSPNHRGKGVAKELLNSLSELATQSNLSIIGLNCDLVNDNAKRIYLNNGFEKSGEIDIAGHRYEHLQKHI